One window of Quercus robur chromosome 5, dhQueRobu3.1, whole genome shotgun sequence genomic DNA carries:
- the LOC126726879 gene encoding spermidine hydroxycinnamoyl transferase-like isoform X1: MTSIRSISIVVPSEPTPSGLLRLPETDQVAQWTHAPVIYIYRAKSNNTTIPFSFEAMKNSLSRALIQFYPLAGRLHWIEGGRLELDCNAMGVQLLEAYSEAELDELADFAPTDAVRDLVPKVDYTTPIEEWPLFLVQVTRFGCGGLCVGVAISHTMVDGRSATHFINSWAKLSRGYDLEDVDMPFLDRTVLRSSEPVRIPRFDHIEYTTKPPVLIGRTDANAERKKETSATLLKLTKEQVEVLKKRANQDFDGVPTIRSYSRYEAIAGHMWRCACKVRAVDSHNSQSTRARLGVDIRNRLKPSLPERYFGNAISVTVTPICLYEDLLSKPLSYSAGKLREAIERMDDEYIRSALDFISSQKDVSGLRSNFHIQGYSEAPFLGNPNISLGSWIGLPIYDADFGWGKPVYVGPGLLNMDGKSFIMPSPTADGSLIIALRLQTQYMDSFKKIFYEDIME; the protein is encoded by the coding sequence atgacgAGCATCAGGTCTATTTCCATAGTGGTTCCAAGCGAGCCTACTCCAAGTGGCCTTTTACGGCTCCCTGAGACCGATCAAGTGGCGCAATGGACTCATGCACCAGTCATATACATTTACAGAGCCAAGTCCAACAACACCACGATCCCATTTTCATTTGAGGCAATGAAAAATTCCCTAAGCCGTGCTTTGATTCAATTCTACCCGTTGGCTGGCCGGCTACACTGGATTGAAGGTGGCCGACTTGAACTTGATTGCAATGCTATGGGAGTGCAACTATTGGAAGCTTATTCTGAAGCAGAATTGGATGAGCTTGCTGATTTTGCACCAACCGATGCAGTGCGAGATCTTGTCCCAAAGGTTGATTATACTACTCCAATAGAGGAGTGGCCATTGTTTCTTGTACAAGTGACAAGATTTGGCTGTGGTGGCCTTTGTGTTGGAGTGGCAATATCCCATACCATGGTTGATGGACGATCTGCAACTCACTTCATCAACTCATGGGCAAAGTTGTCTCGGGGATATGATCTGGAGGACGTTGATATGCCATTTCTTGATCGAACTGTTTTGCGATCAAGTGAACCAGTTAGGATTCCACGCTTTGATCACATAGAATATACCACAAAGCCACCAGTCTTGATTGGGAGGACGGATGCGAATGcagagagaaagaaggaaactaGTGCGACCTTGTTAAAACTTACAAAGGAGCAAGTGGAGGTATTAAAGAAGAGAGCCAATCAAGACTTTGACGGGGTACCAACAATAAGGTCCTATTCTAGGTATGAGGCCATTGCCGGCCACATGTGGAGATGTGCATGTAAGGTACGTGCAGTTGATAGTCATAATAGTCAATCAACAAGAGCTCGCCTTGGAGTTGACATTCGTAATCGGTTAAAGCCATCTCTTCCTGAAAGATATTTTGGGAATGCAATTTCTGTAACTGTGACACCAATATGTCTCTATGAAGACCTCTTGTCCAAGCCATTGAGTTATTCTGCTGGGAAACTAAGGGAAGCCATTGAGAGAATGGATGATGAGTATATAAGATCTGCTCTTGATTTTATATCAAGTCAGAAGGATGTGAGTGGGCTAAGGTCTAACTTTCACATTCAAGGATACTCGGAAGCACCTTTCCTAGGGAACCCTAACATTTCTCTTGGCAGCTGGATAGGTCTACCAATCTACGATGCAGATTTTGGATGGGGAAAGCCTGTATACGTGGGTCCTGGGTTGCTAAACATGGATGGTAAATCATTCATTATGCCAAGTCCCACTGCTGATGGATCTCTCATTATAGCACTTCGTTTGCAAACACAATACATGGATTCTTTCAAGAAAATCTTTTATGAGGATATTATGGAGTAA
- the LOC126726879 gene encoding spermidine hydroxycinnamoyl transferase-like isoform X2, with product MTSIRSISIVVPSEPTPSGLLRLPETDQVAQWTHAPVIYIYRAKSNNTTIPFSFEAMKNSLSRALIQFYPLAGRLHWIEGGRLELDCNAMGVQLLEAYSEAELDELADFAPTDAVRDLVPKVDYTTPIEEWPLFLVQVTRFGCGGLCVGVAISHTMVDGRSATHFINSWAKLSRGYDLEDVDMPFLDRTVLRSSEPVRIPRFDHIEYTTKPPVLIGRTDANAERKKETSATLLKLTKEQVEVLKKRANQDFDGVPTIRSYSRYEAIAGHMWRCACKVRAVDSHNSQSTRARLGVDIRNRLKPSLPERYFGNAISVTVTPICLYEDLLSKPLSYSAGKLREAIERMDDEYIRSALDFISSQKDVSGLRSNFHIQGYSEAPFLGNPNISLGSWIGLPIYDADFGWGKPVYVGPGLLNMDGKSFIMPSPTADGSLIIALRLQTQYMDSFKKIFYEDIME from the exons atgacaagcatCAG GTCTATTTCCATAGTGGTTCCAAGCGAGCCTACTCCAAGTGGCCTTTTACGGCTCCCTGAGACCGATCAAGTGGCGCAATGGACTCATGCACCAGTCATATACATTTACAGAGCCAAGTCCAACAACACCACGATCCCATTTTCATTTGAGGCAATGAAAAATTCCCTAAGCCGTGCTTTGATTCAATTCTACCCGTTGGCTGGCCGGCTACACTGGATTGAAGGTGGCCGACTTGAACTTGATTGCAATGCTATGGGAGTGCAACTATTGGAAGCTTATTCTGAAGCAGAATTGGATGAGCTTGCTGATTTTGCACCAACCGATGCAGTGCGAGATCTTGTCCCAAAGGTTGATTATACTACTCCAATAGAGGAGTGGCCATTGTTTCTTGTACAAGTGACAAGATTTGGCTGTGGTGGCCTTTGTGTTGGAGTGGCAATATCCCATACCATGGTTGATGGACGATCTGCAACTCACTTCATCAACTCATGGGCAAAGTTGTCTCGGGGATATGATCTGGAGGACGTTGATATGCCATTTCTTGATCGAACTGTTTTGCGATCAAGTGAACCAGTTAGGATTCCACGCTTTGATCACATAGAATATACCACAAAGCCACCAGTCTTGATTGGGAGGACGGATGCGAATGcagagagaaagaaggaaactaGTGCGACCTTGTTAAAACTTACAAAGGAGCAAGTGGAGGTATTAAAGAAGAGAGCCAATCAAGACTTTGACGGGGTACCAACAATAAGGTCCTATTCTAGGTATGAGGCCATTGCCGGCCACATGTGGAGATGTGCATGTAAGGTACGTGCAGTTGATAGTCATAATAGTCAATCAACAAGAGCTCGCCTTGGAGTTGACATTCGTAATCGGTTAAAGCCATCTCTTCCTGAAAGATATTTTGGGAATGCAATTTCTGTAACTGTGACACCAATATGTCTCTATGAAGACCTCTTGTCCAAGCCATTGAGTTATTCTGCTGGGAAACTAAGGGAAGCCATTGAGAGAATGGATGATGAGTATATAAGATCTGCTCTTGATTTTATATCAAGTCAGAAGGATGTGAGTGGGCTAAGGTCTAACTTTCACATTCAAGGATACTCGGAAGCACCTTTCCTAGGGAACCCTAACATTTCTCTTGGCAGCTGGATAGGTCTACCAATCTACGATGCAGATTTTGGATGGGGAAAGCCTGTATACGTGGGTCCTGGGTTGCTAAACATGGATGGTAAATCATTCATTATGCCAAGTCCCACTGCTGATGGATCTCTCATTATAGCACTTCGTTTGCAAACACAATACATGGATTCTTTCAAGAAAATCTTTTATGAGGATATTATGGAGTAA